The following proteins are co-located in the Dromiciops gliroides isolate mDroGli1 chromosome 2, mDroGli1.pri, whole genome shotgun sequence genome:
- the NRN1L gene encoding neuritin-like protein — translation MSSCCRRRRSCWRPLPFPGFLLLQLILAPGPGMAATSNRCDTIYKGFADCLIKLGNSMVQSGQPDKGASLTPPELKSICRSWENFQTCANGVLANCPQEATAIWESLTEESRKVQYPGNLHDLCSSQPFPPSNVRGVPSEETNQETLQGSPAPGSPAPAPVLLAAALALACILGPLA, via the exons ATGAGCtcctgctgccgccgccgccgcagctgTTGGAGACCACTCCCCTTCCCGGGGTTCCTGCTCCTGCAGCTCA TTCTGGCCCCAGGTCCTGGGATGGCTGCCACCTCTAACAGATGTGATACTATTTACAAGGGCTTTGCTGACTGTCTCATCAAACTTGGGAACAGTATGGTCCAGAGTGGGCAGCCTGACAAGGGGGCCAGCCTCACACCCCCCGAGCTCAAATCTATCTGCAG GTCATGGGAAAACTTTCAGACCTGTGCCAACGGGGTCCTGGCCAACTGCCCTCAGGAAGCAACTGCCATCTGGGAGTCACTGACAGAAGAATCCCGCAAGGTCCAATACCCGGGCAACCTACATGACCTGTGCAGCTCTCAGCCCTTCCCCCCAAGCAATGTCAGGGGTGTGCCCAGTGAGGAAACCAACCAGGAGACTCTCCAAGGGTCTCCAGCTCCTGGCTCTCCTGCCCCAGCCCCAGTGCTGTTGGCTGCAGCACTGGCCCTTGCCTGCATCCTGGGGCCCCTGGCTTAG